In Pengzhenrongella sicca, a single genomic region encodes these proteins:
- a CDS encoding bifunctional 3'-5' exonuclease/DNA polymerase, with translation MSFLVVADDAARPGAVVVVAVSDQGAPGDRTVVDARELPALVAAREQDRPRWVWDDTDRWYPPLLAAGSRVERAYDLRLCHAILRRSATCDRSGLALAPAGLWDEARRQEHALPELTLFDDPASAATPTAGADGDGGGANLGGVLDDVARLDGKLDVVDELAAQLAAVAGSRAPGRLRLLLAAESTGALIAAEMHHDGMPWSVDVHDALLTRALGARPVHGGRPPRLDELAAQVRAALGNPSVNVDSPPELLRALRSAGLDVATTRTGELREQTHPVVAPLLAYKKLARLLSANGWSWMQAWVHEGRFRPQYVPGGVVTGRWATNGGGALQLPASVRAAVRADPGWKLVVADAAQLEPRVLAAMSGDAAMAAAGRHADLYQGVVDAGIVDTRAEAKYAMLGAIYGATTGPSAVLMPQLTRAFPRAVALVEDAARAGERGEVVSTWLGRSSPLPGAAWQEVVARAEGELARPDDVRAARGRRRDWGRFTRNFVVQGTAAEWALCWMAALRRRLLALDGRPHLIFFLHDEVMVHAPAAAADDVAAAIVAAAAEAGRLLFGDGPVDFALDVSVVDSYDQAS, from the coding sequence GTCTCGGACCAGGGCGCCCCGGGGGACCGCACCGTCGTCGACGCGCGCGAGCTGCCGGCGCTCGTCGCGGCCCGTGAGCAGGATCGTCCCCGGTGGGTGTGGGACGACACGGACCGCTGGTACCCGCCGCTGCTCGCCGCCGGCAGCCGGGTCGAGCGGGCCTACGACCTGCGCCTGTGCCACGCGATCCTGCGCCGCAGCGCGACCTGCGACCGGTCCGGCCTCGCGCTCGCCCCGGCGGGCCTGTGGGACGAGGCGCGCCGGCAGGAGCACGCGCTGCCGGAGCTCACGCTCTTCGACGACCCGGCGTCGGCCGCCACCCCCACCGCCGGCGCGGACGGCGACGGCGGCGGCGCGAATCTCGGCGGGGTGCTCGACGACGTCGCCCGCCTTGACGGGAAGCTCGACGTCGTCGACGAGCTCGCCGCGCAGCTCGCCGCTGTCGCCGGGTCGCGCGCGCCGGGCCGGTTGCGGCTGCTGCTCGCGGCCGAGTCGACCGGGGCACTCATCGCCGCGGAGATGCACCACGACGGCATGCCGTGGAGCGTCGACGTGCACGACGCGCTGCTGACCCGCGCGCTCGGGGCCCGGCCGGTGCACGGCGGCCGCCCGCCACGCCTCGACGAGCTCGCGGCGCAGGTGCGCGCGGCGCTCGGGAACCCGTCCGTCAACGTGGACTCGCCGCCCGAGCTGCTGCGCGCGCTGCGGTCGGCCGGGCTCGACGTCGCCACGACCCGCACGGGAGAGCTGCGCGAGCAGACCCACCCCGTGGTCGCCCCGCTGCTGGCGTACAAGAAGCTCGCCCGACTGCTCAGCGCCAACGGGTGGTCGTGGATGCAGGCGTGGGTGCACGAGGGCCGGTTCCGGCCGCAGTACGTGCCCGGCGGCGTGGTCACCGGCAGGTGGGCGACGAACGGCGGCGGCGCGCTGCAGCTGCCCGCGAGCGTGCGGGCGGCGGTCCGGGCCGACCCGGGGTGGAAGCTCGTGGTCGCCGACGCCGCCCAGCTCGAGCCGCGCGTGCTCGCCGCGATGTCGGGCGACGCCGCGATGGCCGCCGCCGGCCGCCATGCCGACCTGTACCAGGGCGTCGTCGACGCCGGCATCGTGGACACCCGGGCCGAGGCGAAGTACGCGATGCTCGGCGCGATCTACGGCGCCACGACCGGGCCGAGCGCGGTCCTGATGCCGCAGCTGACCCGGGCGTTCCCGCGTGCCGTCGCGCTCGTCGAGGACGCGGCGCGCGCGGGGGAGCGCGGCGAGGTCGTGTCCACGTGGCTGGGCCGGTCGTCGCCGCTGCCCGGCGCCGCGTGGCAGGAGGTGGTGGCCCGGGCGGAGGGCGAGCTCGCCCGGCCCGACGACGTCCGCGCGGCGCGGGGGCGGCGCCGCGACTGGGGCCGGTTCACCCGCAACTTCGTGGTCCAGGGCACGGCCGCGGAGTGGGCGCTGTGCTGGATGGCGGCGCTGCGGCGGCGGCTGCTCGCGCTCGACGGCCGCCCGCACCTGATCTTCTTCCTGCACGACGAGGTCATGGTGCACGCCCCGGCGGCAGCGGCCGACGACGTCGCCGCCGCCATCGTGGCCGCCGCCGCCGAGGCGGGTCGGCTGCTGTTCGGGGACGGCCCGGTCGACTTCGCGCTCGACGTCTCGGTCGTCGACTCCTACGACCAGGCGAGCTGA
- a CDS encoding GntR family transcriptional regulator yields MPRSTLSAADVAYRHVKDLILDDRLPGGSMVSEGEIAGQLALSRTPVREAFLRLEAEGWLRLYPKRGAVVVPIAAGEARAVVDARLLLEVHAVAALATADDRDRLRSALESSVAEQTAALDHGDVEAYSVQDTAFHLAIVAAGGNALLTGFSVTLCERQHRMVARSLWRDVERARGFVAGHARLAALIGAGDTAGFEDALRRHLQDAHLAERAADAASL; encoded by the coding sequence ATGCCGCGATCGACCCTGTCCGCCGCCGACGTCGCGTACCGGCACGTCAAGGATCTGATCCTCGACGACCGCCTGCCCGGGGGCTCGATGGTGAGCGAGGGCGAGATCGCGGGCCAGCTCGCGCTGAGCCGCACGCCGGTGCGGGAGGCGTTCCTGCGGCTCGAGGCCGAGGGCTGGCTGCGGCTGTACCCCAAGCGGGGCGCCGTCGTCGTGCCCATCGCCGCGGGCGAGGCCCGGGCGGTCGTCGACGCCCGGCTGCTGCTCGAGGTGCACGCCGTCGCGGCACTGGCCACCGCCGACGACCGGGACCGGCTGCGGTCGGCGCTGGAGTCGTCCGTGGCGGAACAGACCGCGGCCCTCGACCACGGCGACGTCGAGGCCTACTCGGTGCAGGACACGGCCTTCCACCTCGCGATCGTCGCGGCCGGCGGCAACGCGCTGCTGACGGGGTTCAGCGTCACGCTGTGCGAGCGACAGCACCGCATGGTCGCGCGCTCGCTGTGGCGCGACGTCGAGCGTGCGCGCGGCTTCGTCGCCGGGCACGCGCGGCTCGCGGCGCTGATCGGCGCGGGCGACACCGCCGGCTTCGAGGACGCCCTCCGGCGCCACCTGCAGGACGCCCACCTGGCCGAGCGCGCCGCCGACGCCGCGTCCCTGTGA
- a CDS encoding MFS transporter: MGLAPVTRAAGLAPALAPAPATARVRWWRAPWLAVGGSMFAIAWGGNEFTPLLVMYRDVSNFSAVTVDLLLGAYVIGIVPALLVGGPLSDRYGRRPLLLPAAPLSLVGSLVLASFAQSVLALSLGRVLCGTALGLVMAVGTTWIAELSVDDPDPGAGARRASLALTLGFLVGAGVAGALAQWGPLPTATAYLVHVALTVGTGAWLLRAPETRPASTPRARGSLRGDLRVPSVAHRRFRRVVVPLAPWVFGCVGSAYAVLPGLMRSHAGGLPIAFSALLTVLTLGCGVGIQVLGRAIDTHRSARASVIALVIIVAGMALGALAARELTLTLAFAAAAVLGMGYGLALVAGLNEVQRIAGPDDRAGLTAVYYSFAYLGFFIPAVLAVLARRWTYPEMFGAGVVIALGCLAVVASGWRAHLPAQESRETLVGAENRCATSRSVREDHRP; this comes from the coding sequence GTGGGCCTCGCCCCGGTGACGCGCGCGGCGGGCCTGGCACCCGCGCTGGCCCCGGCCCCGGCAACGGCCCGGGTGCGGTGGTGGCGGGCGCCCTGGCTCGCCGTCGGCGGCTCGATGTTCGCGATCGCCTGGGGCGGCAACGAGTTCACGCCGCTGCTGGTGATGTACCGCGACGTGAGCAACTTCTCCGCCGTCACGGTCGACCTGCTGCTCGGCGCGTACGTGATCGGCATCGTCCCCGCGCTGCTCGTCGGGGGACCGCTGTCGGACCGCTACGGGCGGCGGCCCCTGCTGCTGCCCGCGGCGCCGCTGAGCCTCGTCGGGTCGCTCGTGCTCGCGAGCTTCGCGCAGTCCGTGCTGGCGCTGTCGCTCGGGCGCGTGCTCTGCGGCACCGCGCTGGGCCTGGTGATGGCCGTCGGCACGACGTGGATCGCCGAGCTCTCCGTGGACGACCCGGACCCGGGGGCGGGCGCGCGCCGCGCGTCGCTCGCCCTGACGCTCGGCTTCCTGGTCGGCGCTGGGGTGGCCGGCGCGCTCGCGCAGTGGGGTCCGCTGCCCACCGCGACCGCCTACCTCGTGCACGTCGCGCTCACCGTCGGCACGGGCGCGTGGCTGCTGCGCGCCCCGGAGACGCGCCCTGCCAGCACGCCCCGCGCGCGGGGCTCGCTGCGCGGTGACCTGCGCGTTCCGTCGGTCGCGCACCGCCGGTTCCGGCGGGTCGTGGTCCCGCTCGCTCCGTGGGTGTTCGGCTGCGTGGGCAGCGCCTACGCGGTGCTGCCGGGCCTGATGCGCTCGCACGCGGGCGGCCTGCCGATCGCGTTCTCGGCCCTGCTGACCGTGCTCACGCTCGGGTGCGGCGTCGGCATCCAGGTGCTCGGGCGGGCCATCGACACCCACCGCAGCGCGCGGGCCTCGGTCATCGCGCTCGTCATCATCGTCGCCGGGATGGCCCTAGGAGCCCTCGCCGCACGCGAGCTGACCCTGACGCTCGCGTTCGCGGCGGCCGCGGTGCTCGGCATGGGCTACGGGCTCGCGCTCGTCGCGGGGCTCAACGAGGTCCAGCGCATCGCGGGACCCGACGACCGCGCCGGCCTCACCGCCGTGTACTACTCGTTCGCCTACCTCGGCTTCTTCATCCCCGCGGTCCTCGCGGTGCTCGCCCGCCGCTGGACCTACCCGGAGATGTTCGGCGCGGGCGTCGTCATCGCCCTGGGCTGCCTCGCCGTCGTGGCCTCCGGGTGGCGCGCACACCTGCCGGCGCAGGAGTCGCGCGAAACGCTCGTCGGGGCGGAGAATCGCTGCGCGACCTCGCGCTCCGTCCGAGAGGATCACCGCCCGTGA
- a CDS encoding MFS transporter has product MTDSSAPPPTGGVVSPRSWRVLGVLLIGMSMSLLDATIVNVALPTIRTSIDASEATLSWIISGYALAFGLALIPAGRLGDRYGHKWVFIAGLALFTAASVACGLAQGGTQLIVARVAQGLAGGIYLPAVTAYIQLLFTGRTRGKAFAIMGAVIGVATALGPLIGGLLIEAFGDADGWRLVFFVNIPFGIVALVAAVVLLPAGSAGAQAAKGVDLGGLLLLSGGLVALLVPLIEGEDQGWPRWTFLSLAGGVLLIVAFGAWEVRVARRGRSPLVPPHLFSHAAFTGGTILALVYFAAFVSIFFTISLLWQAGLGHSALESGLVSVPFALGSIVGASQSGRLAASIGRRVLVIGAGMVAVGLIALWLVLRLVEPGDLTNWDLLVPLLVAGAGSGLFIAPNAQFIIATVDRHEAGAASGVIATMQRLGSAIGIAIIGSVFFGTLTLPTTTAPPTAAELAVAFTHSAAVALAVSASFAVVAFALVFALPRRVTR; this is encoded by the coding sequence GTGACCGACAGCTCCGCCCCGCCGCCCACGGGCGGCGTCGTCTCACCGCGCTCCTGGCGCGTGCTCGGCGTGCTCCTGATCGGCATGTCGATGTCGCTGCTCGACGCGACCATCGTGAACGTCGCGCTGCCGACGATCCGGACAAGCATCGACGCCTCGGAGGCGACGCTGTCGTGGATCATCTCCGGGTACGCGCTCGCCTTCGGGCTCGCGCTCATCCCTGCCGGCCGGCTCGGCGACCGGTACGGGCACAAGTGGGTCTTCATCGCGGGCCTGGCCCTGTTCACGGCGGCGAGCGTCGCGTGCGGGCTCGCCCAGGGCGGCACCCAGCTGATCGTCGCCCGGGTCGCGCAGGGGCTGGCCGGGGGCATCTACCTGCCGGCCGTGACCGCGTACATTCAGCTGCTCTTCACCGGGCGGACCCGCGGCAAGGCGTTCGCGATCATGGGCGCGGTCATCGGGGTTGCCACGGCGCTCGGGCCGCTGATCGGCGGCCTGCTCATCGAGGCGTTCGGCGACGCCGACGGGTGGCGGCTGGTCTTCTTCGTCAACATCCCGTTCGGCATCGTCGCGCTCGTCGCGGCGGTCGTCCTGCTGCCCGCGGGCTCGGCCGGTGCCCAGGCGGCGAAGGGCGTCGATCTCGGGGGTCTGCTGCTGCTCTCGGGCGGCCTCGTCGCGCTGCTGGTGCCGCTCATCGAAGGCGAGGACCAGGGCTGGCCGCGGTGGACCTTCCTATCGCTGGCCGGCGGGGTCCTGCTGATCGTGGCCTTCGGCGCCTGGGAGGTCAGGGTGGCCCGGCGCGGGCGCAGCCCGCTCGTGCCGCCGCACCTGTTCTCGCACGCCGCCTTCACGGGCGGCACGATCCTCGCGCTCGTGTACTTCGCGGCGTTCGTCAGCATCTTCTTCACGATCTCGCTGCTCTGGCAGGCCGGGCTCGGCCACTCCGCGCTCGAGTCGGGGCTCGTGTCGGTGCCGTTCGCGCTGGGCAGCATCGTCGGTGCCTCGCAGAGCGGGCGCCTCGCCGCCTCGATCGGCCGCCGAGTGCTCGTCATCGGCGCCGGGATGGTCGCGGTCGGCCTCATCGCGCTGTGGCTGGTCCTGCGGCTGGTCGAGCCCGGCGACCTGACGAACTGGGACCTCCTGGTGCCGTTGCTCGTAGCGGGCGCCGGCAGCGGGCTGTTCATCGCCCCGAACGCCCAGTTCATCATCGCGACCGTGGATCGGCACGAGGCCGGCGCGGCCAGCGGCGTGATCGCCACGATGCAGCGGCTCGGCAGCGCGATCGGCATCGCGATCATCGGCAGTGTCTTCTTCGGCACCCTCACGCTGCCGACGACGACGGCGCCCCCGACCGCGGCCGAGCTCGCGGTGGCCTTCACCCACAGCGCCGCCGTGGCCCTCGCGGTCAGCGCGTCCTTCGCGGTGGTCGCCTTCGCGCTCGTGTTCGCCCTGCCTCGGCGTGTGACGCGGTAG
- a CDS encoding glycoside hydrolase family 16 protein: MRPVGAPGAPSRLDLERYELEFDENFGGTELNRDHWLPYYLPQWSSRAATEARYDIRAGCLTLRVDADQAPWSPEFDGEVRVSSLQTGLWSGPLGSPNGQHRFRPGLVVREPQAASRLYTPRFGVVEVRAAATDDPDALVALWMIGVEDAPERSAEICVVEVFGADVGPGVAAVGMGIHPFADPTLVDDFSVLAQPIDARELHRYAVRWTPDEVAFYLDRELVRVIGQAPQYPMQLMLNVYDLTGPGHEGRYPKEFVVDYVHGYRPR, from the coding sequence ATGAGGCCCGTCGGCGCGCCCGGTGCTCCGTCGCGGCTGGACCTCGAGAGGTACGAGCTCGAGTTCGACGAGAACTTCGGGGGCACTGAGCTGAACCGGGACCACTGGCTCCCGTACTACCTGCCGCAATGGAGCAGCCGGGCCGCGACCGAAGCGCGCTACGACATCCGGGCCGGGTGCCTGACGCTCCGGGTCGACGCCGACCAGGCACCGTGGTCCCCGGAGTTCGACGGCGAGGTGCGGGTGTCGTCCCTGCAGACCGGGCTGTGGTCCGGGCCGCTCGGCTCACCCAACGGACAGCACCGCTTCCGGCCCGGCCTCGTGGTCCGCGAGCCACAGGCGGCGTCGCGCCTGTACACGCCGCGGTTCGGCGTCGTCGAGGTCCGGGCGGCGGCGACCGACGACCCCGACGCGCTCGTCGCGCTGTGGATGATCGGCGTCGAGGACGCACCCGAGCGGTCGGCGGAGATCTGCGTCGTCGAGGTCTTCGGCGCGGACGTCGGGCCGGGAGTCGCCGCCGTCGGGATGGGCATCCACCCGTTTGCGGACCCGACGCTCGTCGACGACTTCTCGGTGCTGGCGCAGCCGATCGACGCGCGCGAGCTTCATCGGTACGCCGTGCGCTGGACGCCCGACGAGGTGGCCTTCTACCTCGACCGCGAGCTCGTGCGGGTGATCGGGCAGGCCCCGCAGTACCCGATGCAGCTCATGCTCAACGTGTACGACCTGACCGGCCCGGGGCACGAGGGCCGCTACCCGAAGGAGTTCGTCGTCGACTACGTCCACGGTTACCGACCGCGCTAG
- a CDS encoding cation:proton antiporter, which yields MEYLLLGVVAAVLIVAVNALAPKVGVSAALLLMLLGVGLSLIPAVPAIHLEPEWILAGVLPPLLYSTSVGMPAMDFRRDLTAISGLSVTLVVVTSVALGVVFSAVIPDVGLATGIALGAIVSPTDAVATAIVRRLGVGPRVVTVLEGESLLNDASALVLLRSAIAATAASVSLWHVAGNFLYSIAVAVGIGLVVGRVSLAVRSKLPDAHLTTAISFIVPFIAYLPAERLGASGLVSTVAAGLVTGYGSAKYLRPQDRMAETANWRTLELLLEGGVFLVMGLELFGLVDDVGAAGGSLALALGVGLLGAVVVVALRALYVVPLLWQLRARARRGPAVKGHLTNLDARIDASGLTRVAIARTGRGRRGEQPTRDIAPAKAGTRPGRATDAASFRTRITQQIADIDYLSAEPLGWREGVVLVWAGMRGVVTLAAAQSLPHDTPQRSLLVLIAFVVAASTLLVQGSTLPWLVRRLGLVRASADGAGERAELLGELDALASATIDLPDLRRPDGRPYDEQMLARIRLALEHRHAEDGAGDDDATGVGDGAGGAGLRSAQYRELRLAVIGAQRAHLLHARQLGIYSSAALNQALAVLDADQISTELRSQ from the coding sequence ATGGAGTACCTCCTGCTCGGGGTCGTGGCCGCGGTCCTGATCGTCGCGGTGAACGCGCTCGCGCCGAAGGTCGGCGTCTCCGCCGCGCTGCTGCTCATGCTCCTCGGCGTCGGCCTCAGCCTGATCCCGGCCGTGCCTGCCATCCACCTCGAGCCCGAGTGGATCCTCGCCGGCGTGCTGCCGCCGCTGCTGTACTCGACCTCGGTCGGGATGCCCGCGATGGACTTCCGGCGCGACCTCACCGCGATCAGCGGCCTGTCGGTGACGCTCGTCGTCGTGACGTCCGTCGCCCTGGGCGTCGTGTTCTCGGCGGTGATCCCCGACGTCGGGCTCGCGACGGGGATCGCCCTCGGCGCGATCGTCAGCCCCACGGACGCCGTCGCCACCGCGATCGTGCGCCGCCTCGGCGTCGGCCCCCGCGTCGTGACGGTGCTCGAGGGCGAGAGCCTGCTCAACGACGCCTCCGCCCTCGTGCTCCTGCGCTCGGCGATCGCGGCCACCGCCGCGTCGGTCTCGCTGTGGCACGTCGCGGGCAACTTCCTGTACTCGATCGCGGTCGCCGTCGGCATCGGGTTGGTGGTCGGCCGGGTCAGCCTCGCCGTGCGCTCGAAGCTGCCCGACGCGCACCTGACGACCGCGATCTCGTTCATCGTCCCGTTCATCGCCTACCTGCCCGCCGAGCGCCTGGGCGCGTCCGGGCTCGTCTCGACCGTCGCCGCTGGGCTCGTCACCGGGTACGGCAGCGCCAAGTACCTGCGCCCGCAGGACCGCATGGCCGAGACGGCCAACTGGCGGACCCTCGAGCTGCTGCTCGAGGGTGGGGTCTTCCTCGTGATGGGGCTCGAGCTCTTCGGGCTCGTCGACGACGTCGGCGCGGCGGGCGGCAGCCTCGCCCTCGCCCTCGGCGTCGGGCTCCTCGGCGCGGTCGTCGTCGTCGCCTTGCGCGCCCTGTACGTCGTGCCGCTGCTGTGGCAGCTGCGGGCCCGGGCTCGGCGCGGTCCGGCGGTCAAGGGACACCTCACGAACCTGGACGCGCGGATCGACGCGAGTGGGCTGACCCGGGTCGCGATCGCGCGCACGGGGCGCGGGCGGCGCGGCGAACAACCCACCCGCGACATCGCGCCGGCCAAGGCCGGCACCCGTCCGGGCCGCGCGACCGACGCGGCCAGCTTCCGGACCCGGATCACCCAGCAGATCGCCGACATCGACTACCTCAGCGCCGAGCCGCTCGGCTGGCGGGAGGGCGTCGTGCTCGTGTGGGCCGGGATGCGCGGGGTCGTTACGCTCGCCGCGGCCCAGTCGCTGCCGCACGACACGCCCCAGCGATCGCTCCTGGTGCTCATCGCGTTCGTCGTCGCGGCCAGCACGCTGCTGGTGCAAGGCAGCACCCTGCCCTGGCTGGTGCGCCGCCTCGGTCTGGTCCGGGCCAGCGCCGACGGGGCCGGTGAACGTGCCGAGCTGCTCGGCGAGCTCGATGCGCTCGCCAGTGCCACGATCGACCTGCCCGACCTGCGCCGACCCGACGGCCGGCCGTACGACGAGCAGATGCTCGCGCGCATCCGGCTCGCGCTGGAGCACCGCCATGCGGAGGACGGCGCGGGCGACGACGACGCCACGGGCGTGGGCGACGGCGCGGGCGGCGCGGGGCTCCGCTCGGCCCAGTACCGCGAGCTCCGCCTAGCCGTCATCGGCGCGCAGCGCGCCCACCTCCTGCACGCCCGGCAGCTCGGCATCTACAGCTCGGCGGCCCTCAACCAGGCGCTCGCCGTGCTCGACGCCGACCAGATCAGCACCGAGCTGCGGAGCCAGTGA